GCATCGTACGCTCTTAGAAATGAAGAAAACGACGACCCGTCCCCCGGTCGCCATTAAAAATGTCGTTGAATCCCAGTGTTGCATCGGGTGCGAGTCAGAGGGCTCACTGCCCCGGCGTGGCGTTCATATTCATTTCGACAGGGAAAAGTTGCGGCCCCTGCACAGACGACTCACTCAGTTTCTGCAAGTCCCGCTGAAACCGATCCGCCGCAGAGCGCGTCGCCGCCTTCCTCTCCGGCAACTGCGCTTTGATAGATTCCCCGGCGCGTCGGCCAAAGGTAATGATATCGAGCAGGGAATTTCCCATCAAACGATTCGTTCCATGCAAACCTCCCGTCACTTCACCCGCCGCCCAGAGTCCATTGATCTCGGTTCGACACCATTCGTCGACGCGCACGCCGCCATTCTGATAATGCAGGGTAGGATAGATCAGGATCGGCGTCTGCGAGGGATCGATTCCAAACGGCGCGAAGCGATGCACAATACCGGGAAACTGTTTTTGCAAGGTCCCGGCGCCATGTTTGATATCTATCAGCGGCGTGTCCAGCCACACCCCGCAACTTCCCGCCGGGGTTTGAATGCCTCGACCCTCGCGCACCTCGCGAATGATCGCCGCCGCCAGCACATCGCGATAAGTCAGTTCGTTGATAAAACAATGCCCCTCGTTATTCACCACCTGCGCTCCGACGGACCGGATCGCTTCCGTCACAAGGCGCCCGGACATCGCTTCCGGATAGCAACTGCCGCTGGGATGGTATTGAAAACTGCCGCCATGCTCCAGATGACAGCCCTGGCGATAAGCGAGAACGAGACCGTCTCCCGTGGCGCCCACATGATTGCTCGTGCCGAACTGCTGAAAACGGAGCTGACCCGCGCCCCCCGTCGCCAGCAAAACCGCGCGCGCGGAAACCGACTGCAAACAGTTCTTCTGACGATTCCAGATCGTCGCGCCGCTGACCTGCCCGGCGCCGTCGTCGAGCAATTCCAGCGCGGGACAATCTTCCATGATCTCCGTCGTCGTCAACCGCGTCGCATCTTTTAATGTGCGCATGATCTCAAGCCCGGTGTAATCCCGGCAAGCCAGCACTCTGGGAACCGACGCGCCGCCGCCAAGGCGAAGTCGAAACATTCCCTCTTCGGTCACATCGAACAGGCAACCCAATTCCGTCAGCCAGCGAATCCCCTCCGGCCCCTGCTCGCACAGGCGCTTCAACAATTGAGGATCGTTCTTGCCGTGGCCGCCCACCAGAGAATCGGCGAAATGACGTTGCGCGGAATCCTCCGGCCCCAACGCCGCCTGAATTCCCCCTTCCGCCATCACCGTATTCGAATCGCCCAGGCGCAATTTGGCGCATAGGAGCGTTTTCAAACCCGACTCGTTCAGAGCCAGCGCCGCAGAGCAGGCCGCCCCGCCGCCGCCAATGATGAGCACGTCGGTTTCTATATCCGCCGCTGGAACGTAGTCGTCCGGCAATCGACTTTTCGATTCCAGCAAGTCCGCCAGTTCGATGGGAAACGCCGTCGCGTTGGCGTTGGCTCCAACTGCAATGCTCCGCCCCTTGCCTGAGTGATCGGGATGGTGTTCCTGCAATAACCGATCAACCTCTTCTTGCGACAATTCTTCATGAACCGCGTTGCGACGCGCTTCGCGGGAATCCTCCAATCGTTTCAGCGAGTCTCTGGCCCATTCCATCATGATTCCACCCTCCCCGTTTTTCGAAACTCGCGACAGCGCGCCAGTCGGGTTTCTTCATCGCAATCCAGTAAAAGATCCCAGGATTCATCAGGAGAATTCACGGCGCTTCCTGCAAGCCTTTCCCAATTTTGCGCCATACCCAGGGAACGGCGCACCCACATGCCCATGTTATGCGGCTTCACCCGGTCTTCGCAGACGACCCGGCATTGACCGCAATGAATACAGGATGTGAAATCTTCCGCCGCCTCCTCAAAGGCGCCCGAGCGCATTCGCGTGACCGAATCCATGACCGGAATGTCCATCGGGCAGACCATCGAACAGGCTCCGCATTTGGTGCAACGGTCCAGAGTCGGAAAGGCCGCGCGGATGGATTCAGGGCTGATCTCCCGATTCGGCGCCACCGCCGGTATCGTTGGAGCTGGATAGGGAAAAACCGTCATGCCGTCTTCCACCTGTCGTTGACAGGCCAGATCGATGAGGGTTTTACTATCCCCTTTCAACTGGATTGAAACCGTGCAGGCGCCGCAGACCCCGCCGTCGCATCCGGTCTGCACCTCGCCCGCCCGTCCCGCCTCCCACAAGGCATGCGTCAGCGTCAGGCCGGGTCGGGCCTTCAAAGCTTTTCCTGAAACGATCACTTCAATATGTTCCTGGCTCATAACATTAATTCCCGCCATTGATTTTCATAATTTTTAAACTCTGCTGATTATCAGGCCTTGCAAAAGCCAGCGCAAACAAAAATCCGTCGCGTCCCCGGACAAAACCGCATTGAACCCGTCGCGATATCTGTGCTAAATTGAGCCAACAAAAATTCTCAAAAAGGAAGCTCCATGTCCGGTCATTCCAAGTGGGCCAGCATCAAACATAAAAAAGGCGCGGCGGACGCCAAGCGCGGCAAGATTTTCACCCGCATCATTAAAGAGATCACCGTCGCCGCGCGTTTGGGCGGAGGCGACGCAGACGGCAACCCTCGTTTACGCACCGCGATTCTGTCCGCCAAGCAGGCCAACATGCCTCAGGATAACATCATCCGCGCCATCAAAAAAGGAACCGGCGAGCTTGAAGGCGTTCAGTATGAAGAGATCACCTACGAGGGTTATGGCCCCGGTGGCGTCGCGATTTTTATCGAAGTGATGACCGACAATCGTAATCGGACGATCGGAGAAATCCGCTCCATCTTTGGAAAAAACGGCGGCAACATCGGCGAAAACGGATGCGTCGGCTGGATTTTTGAGCAAAAAGGATTCTTCACCGTTCCCGCAGAAGGCCGCGAAGAAGATGAATTGATGGAGCTCATCATCGAATCCGGCGCCGAGGATTTAAAACTCGAAGGCGAATATTTCGAGATCACCTGCGCGGTTGAAAATTTCGAGCTGGTCCGAAAAGCTCTGGAAGACGCCGAGATCCCGACCGAAACAGCCGAACTGACGCGCATTCCACAGAACACGGTTCCAGTCGAAGAGTCCAACGTCAAACAACTGATACGCCTCATGGACGGTTTGGACGACCACGACGACGTGCAAAAATCCTACGCCAACTTTGACATCTCCGACGAAGTGCTGGCAACGCTCGACTGAGCAGGGTCAAATTCAGTTCCGCAGGGTCGCGCTCTACCGGCGCCCGATGAAACATCAGGCTTGTCATTTCTTCCACCCGCATATCTTAAACCTTGCATGAACCCCTTTCGTTTTCCAACCTTACTGCGCCCAGACCGATCAAAATGAAAATATGGGTCGATGCCGACGCCTGCCCCCGACCGGTCAAGGACATCCTGTTTCGCGTCGCTGAACGCACCGAAGTGTCGGTGACGCTGGTCGCCAACCAATGGTTGCGCCTGCCCGATTCGCCATTCATTCATTTGATTCTGGTAGGACAGGGCGCCGATATTGCGGACGACGAAATCGTCAAACAATGCGATACAGGTGATTTGATCATCACCGCCGACATCCCGCTGGCGGCGCGCGTGGTGGAAAAAGGCGCGCTGGCGCTCGACCCTCGCGGTTCTGTTTACGACAAGGAAAATATTGGACAATTGTTGAGCATGCGCAATTTCATGGACAGCCTGCGCAGCGCCGGAGTCGAGACCGGCGGCCCGGACATTTTTGGAAAGAAGGAGCGCATGAAATTCGCCAATGAGCTGGATCGCATCATCGCGCGTCGATAACAATCATTTCTGCATATTGACCCCCCTCATTGAAGCGAGTAATATGAAGAGCGATTTAGTATGCAAGCCATTGAAATAAAATATTTTTCAAACGTTCTGCCAGACAACCCCGAGGCAGTCAGTGGAACGCCGATAACGATTCGCTTGCAATCGTATGGCCCCTGTTTTTAATATCTAACCGCGACCCGGTTTCTCTCCAAATGTTGCCTGAAAAATTTCACCAGACGGGAATTTCATAAAATGCGTATCCTTGGAATCGATCCGGGCAGTAACTGCACCGGCTACGGCATTGTCGAGGAATCCGGCTCCAGCCTGAAGGCCGTGTGCTGGGGCGGCATTCGCAATCCGGCCAAAGCTTCGTTTCCCGATCGTCTCAAACGCATTCACGATGAATTGCTCGGCGTGATCCAGAAACACCAGCCCGACGGAGCCGCCGTCGAAGACTTGTTCTTTGCGGTCAACGTCAAAAGCGCGCTGAAACTTGGACAAACACGCGGCGCCATCTTGCTGACCCTGGCGAATGCAAATCTGGAAATCGGAGAATACAGTCCATTGGAGATCAAACAGGCGGTAGCGGGTTACGGAAGGGCCGAAAAATCTCAGGTGCAGTCCATGGTCAAGACCCTGCTCAGCCTCAAGGAAGACCCGGAGCCGCTCGACGCCTCCGACGCGCTCGCCGTTGCGATTTGTCATATCCATTCATCCGCCTTGAAAACGCGCATCGCCGGGAGCCGAAAATGATCGCCCGTCTTTCAGGAATTCTGACTCTGCGTTCGCCGGAACGTTTGGTGATCGACGTCAACGGCGTCGGCTACCTCGTTCATTCGCCGCTCTCGACCTTTTACGAACTGCCCGCGCAGGGCCAGTCGGTGACTCTGAATATATACACGCATGTGAGCGATCAGGCCATGAAGCTGTTTGGCTTCCTCAGCGATGAAGAGCAGACTCTGTTTGAAAACCTCATTAGCGTGAACAAGGTCGGCCCCAAACTGGCGCTGGCGATCCTCTCCGGCATGGACCCGGAAAAACTGATAGGCGCGATTCAGGCCAACGACGTGGCCTTGTTGAGCCGCATTCCCGGCGTTGGAAAAAAAACCGCCGAGCGGCTGGCGCTGGAGATGCGCGACAAATTACCCAAAATGGATATCGTCGCGAATGCCGAAGCCTCCGTTTCCCATGAATCGGAAGCGCTCCGCGACGCCTTGTCGGCGCTGACCAATCTGGGCTACCGCAAGGCCGATGCCGAGATCGCTTTGAAACGTCTGTCGGAACAGGGCGACAAGGACCTCGAAACATTGATTAAAGAAAGTCTCAACCTGCTGTCTTGAACCGGACCCAATGAATGGATGAAGAACGTTTGACAGACCCGGCAGAAGAACAGGACGAAGTCCGCTTCGAGACCGCTCTGCGCCCGCTCACTTTCAACGACTACATCGGTCAGGATAAAGTGAAGAGCAACCTGGAAATTTTTATTTCCGCCGCGCGCATGCGTGGGGAAACGCTCGACCACTGCCTGTTCTACGGCC
This window of the Candidatus Nitrohelix vancouverensis genome carries:
- a CDS encoding FAD-binding protein encodes the protein MEWARDSLKRLEDSREARRNAVHEELSQEEVDRLLQEHHPDHSGKGRSIAVGANANATAFPIELADLLESKSRLPDDYVPAADIETDVLIIGGGGAACSAALALNESGLKTLLCAKLRLGDSNTVMAEGGIQAALGPEDSAQRHFADSLVGGHGKNDPQLLKRLCEQGPEGIRWLTELGCLFDVTEEGMFRLRLGGGASVPRVLACRDYTGLEIMRTLKDATRLTTTEIMEDCPALELLDDGAGQVSGATIWNRQKNCLQSVSARAVLLATGGAGQLRFQQFGTSNHVGATGDGLVLAYRQGCHLEHGGSFQYHPSGSCYPEAMSGRLVTEAIRSVGAQVVNNEGHCFINELTYRDVLAAAIIREVREGRGIQTPAGSCGVWLDTPLIDIKHGAGTLQKQFPGIVHRFAPFGIDPSQTPILIYPTLHYQNGGVRVDEWCRTEINGLWAAGEVTGGLHGTNRLMGNSLLDIITFGRRAGESIKAQLPERKAATRSAADRFQRDLQKLSESSVQGPQLFPVEMNMNATPGQ
- a CDS encoding 4Fe-4S dicluster domain-containing protein, which encodes MAGINVMSQEHIEVIVSGKALKARPGLTLTHALWEAGRAGEVQTGCDGGVCGACTVSIQLKGDSKTLIDLACQRQVEDGMTVFPYPAPTIPAVAPNREISPESIRAAFPTLDRCTKCGACSMVCPMDIPVMDSVTRMRSGAFEEAAEDFTSCIHCGQCRVVCEDRVKPHNMGMWVRRSLGMAQNWERLAGSAVNSPDESWDLLLDCDEETRLARCREFRKTGRVES
- a CDS encoding YebC/PmpR family DNA-binding transcriptional regulator, encoding MSGHSKWASIKHKKGAADAKRGKIFTRIIKEITVAARLGGGDADGNPRLRTAILSAKQANMPQDNIIRAIKKGTGELEGVQYEEITYEGYGPGGVAIFIEVMTDNRNRTIGEIRSIFGKNGGNIGENGCVGWIFEQKGFFTVPAEGREEDELMELIIESGAEDLKLEGEYFEITCAVENFELVRKALEDAEIPTETAELTRIPQNTVPVEESNVKQLIRLMDGLDDHDDVQKSYANFDISDEVLATLD
- a CDS encoding YaiI/YqxD family protein — its product is MKIWVDADACPRPVKDILFRVAERTEVSVTLVANQWLRLPDSPFIHLILVGQGADIADDEIVKQCDTGDLIITADIPLAARVVEKGALALDPRGSVYDKENIGQLLSMRNFMDSLRSAGVETGGPDIFGKKERMKFANELDRIIARR
- the ruvC gene encoding crossover junction endodeoxyribonuclease RuvC encodes the protein MRILGIDPGSNCTGYGIVEESGSSLKAVCWGGIRNPAKASFPDRLKRIHDELLGVIQKHQPDGAAVEDLFFAVNVKSALKLGQTRGAILLTLANANLEIGEYSPLEIKQAVAGYGRAEKSQVQSMVKTLLSLKEDPEPLDASDALAVAICHIHSSALKTRIAGSRK
- the ruvA gene encoding Holliday junction branch migration protein RuvA produces the protein MIARLSGILTLRSPERLVIDVNGVGYLVHSPLSTFYELPAQGQSVTLNIYTHVSDQAMKLFGFLSDEEQTLFENLISVNKVGPKLALAILSGMDPEKLIGAIQANDVALLSRIPGVGKKTAERLALEMRDKLPKMDIVANAEASVSHESEALRDALSALTNLGYRKADAEIALKRLSEQGDKDLETLIKESLNLLS